The DNA window CGAGCAGGGATACGCACAGCGGGGTATTGGTGCGGTGGGCGCGCGCAATTTCGCGTTCTATGACTTCGTCGAGCCCCTTGCGGTTGAGCGAGCCGGTGAGCGGGTCGTGGCGGGCCTGGGTGCTCACGCGGTCAAGTTCCTGTTGCAGCCGCACCATTTCGGTCTGCTTCTCTTGGGCGCGTCCGCGCAGGTCGGTGAGTTCGTCGCGCACCACGCGGCTGTCCAGCGCCAAGGAGCGCGTGGCACCCACCAGTTCCTTGAGGACCGGGGTGATCTCTGCCAGCGAACTGGCCCGCGAGATCTGCTCGGAGTAGCGCTCCATCCTGTTTTGGTAGCCGCTGCTGGCCTGGGTCATGTCGGACAGGCGTTCGATAAAGGTAGAAAGCATCTCCTTCATCTGCTCCTGGGCCTCGACCATGCGGCCCTTGGCCTCGGTCTGCTTGAAGATGACATCCTTCAGGCGGCGTTGCACATCGTCGAGGCGGCGCAGGGTGAGTGGCTGGGCGGTGGCGGCCACCAGAGCCTCGGCCTGGCCCTGAAGCCAGCGGTCGTCGATGCTCAGCGCGGCGATGTTGCCAAACACCATGTGCAGCAATTCCAGCAGCATGGCGCGCACGGAGGCCTGGTCTTCGGTGGCGAACGACAGACGGAAGCTGAAATTGGCCAGCATGATCTGCAGCGTGCTGATCGGCGGCGCAGGCTGGCGCAGAAACTTCACCAACTGACCGCCAAGCAGATGAACGCGCGCGTCATCGCTGCTCAGGCCATGCAGGGTGTGCTCTACCATGCGCGCCAGCTGTTCGGCCAGTTCGTCCGGGATCGTGGTCGGGGTCCTTGTGAGGAGGAGGGTGGTGGGTGCGACAGCGGATGCATCCGGGGTTCCGGGCATGTCAGTACCGGGCTCACCCACTTCGATGGGTGCACTGGCACCTAATTTGGCGTAGCCTACAAACACGCTTTGCATGGCTTGCCAGTCTTTCTGGGCCACAGCGGCTTCAAATTGCCCGAGCAGGCGCTTTTGCGCGGGTGTCTGGCCGGGAACCACCCGCAAAATCTGCCGCAGTTGCCCTTCAGGAAATGGCGGTGGGGTGATGTTCCCGGAGATTTCGTCGTACAACGTTCTGAAGTTGTCCGGCGTGGGCGTCAGCCTGCGCAAGGCCAGTTGCTTGAGGGTTTCGCGCGCGATATCCGAAGGAAGTCTCTCGGCCATGAACAGCCACCAGGGCAGGAAATGCAGGAAGCCGCAAGTGTGACAGAGGCCACCGGGCTTGAACAGGGTGTGCGCTGCGCGCGCCTGCAGGTGCGTGGCGCGCGCTCTACACCCTAGTTCACCATCACGAGCTTGCCCTGCACGCTGCGCGAGCCCATGTGGGCAAAAGCGGCGGGCAGTTCAGCCATGGGCATCGTGCGGTCAATGACCGGCTTGATCTTGCCCTGGGCATACCACTGCGCCAATTCCATCATCATGGCGCTATTGGCCTTGGGCTCGCGCTTGGCAAACTCACCCCAGAACACAC is part of the Simplicispira sp. 125 genome and encodes:
- a CDS encoding GGDEF domain-containing protein, which translates into the protein MAERLPSDIARETLKQLALRRLTPTPDNFRTLYDEISGNITPPPFPEGQLRQILRVVPGQTPAQKRLLGQFEAAVAQKDWQAMQSVFVGYAKLGASAPIEVGEPGTDMPGTPDASAVAPTTLLLTRTPTTIPDELAEQLARMVEHTLHGLSSDDARVHLLGGQLVKFLRQPAPPISTLQIMLANFSFRLSFATEDQASVRAMLLELLHMVFGNIAALSIDDRWLQGQAEALVAATAQPLTLRRLDDVQRRLKDVIFKQTEAKGRMVEAQEQMKEMLSTFIERLSDMTQASSGYQNRMERYSEQISRASSLAEITPVLKELVGATRSLALDSRVVRDELTDLRGRAQEKQTEMVRLQQELDRVSTQARHDPLTGSLNRKGLDEVIEREIARAHRTNTPLCVSLLDVDNFKLINDRLGHESGDAALVHLADVVREVMRPQDMLARYGGEEFVVVLPDTALTQGVEAMQRLQRELTTRFFLRNNEKILITFSAGVAQLTSTETAAEAIHRADQGMYLAKRSGKNRVMPA